The Kroppenstedtia pulmonis genome has a segment encoding these proteins:
- the abc-f gene encoding ribosomal protection-like ABC-F family protein, whose translation MICSVNQVGKTFGERWVLDSVSLQIRRQDRLGLVGANGSGKTTLLRLLAGRETPDRGEIYLKKGAKVGYLEQVPNPGKSATVAEVLRQPFSELAALEEQMNQLTEKMAQPGIEKEGRLQQLLSRYQTCQESFERKGGYEIDAHIKRVTQGLGLGEQMQSRPFLSLSGGEKTKVGLARILLMAPDLLLLDEPTNHLDLASLEWLEEYLNQYSGAVVMVSHDRYFLDRTVQSIVDLEEGEATCYQGNYTSFVKAKEDRLMAQFQAYQEQQKKIKKMREAIKRLREWANRSNPPNDGMHRRAASMEKALNRMEKVKRPVLERKKMGIAFEMGQRSGQDVLRFRDVSKTYNNRRLFHKVNLLVRFGERQAIVGENGSGKSTLLKLMLDQEIPDQGQVLVGSSVKVGYLSQEGWQGDEDLTVLEAFRESVSVSEEECRRILARFLFYGYAAFRRVKNLSGGERMRLRLAQIMHQDVNILLLDEPTNHLDIDSREVLEDALADFPGTIVAVSHDRYFLNRLFQVVNWLEDECLTRYEGNYDEARMKRNHLAEA comes from the coding sequence TTGATCTGTTCGGTGAATCAAGTTGGAAAAACCTTTGGAGAACGTTGGGTGTTGGATTCTGTCAGTCTACAAATCCGTCGACAGGATCGGTTGGGCTTGGTCGGAGCCAACGGTTCCGGTAAAACGACCTTGCTCCGCCTGTTGGCAGGCAGGGAAACCCCGGATCGGGGAGAGATCTATCTTAAAAAGGGAGCGAAAGTGGGGTACCTGGAACAAGTGCCAAATCCGGGGAAGAGTGCGACGGTGGCGGAAGTTTTACGTCAACCTTTTTCCGAACTGGCGGCCTTGGAGGAACAAATGAATCAGCTGACAGAAAAAATGGCACAGCCGGGAATCGAGAAGGAGGGCCGGCTTCAACAACTGCTGTCCCGTTATCAGACGTGTCAGGAGTCTTTTGAGAGAAAAGGCGGCTATGAAATCGATGCTCACATCAAACGGGTTACCCAGGGCCTGGGCCTGGGAGAACAAATGCAGTCCCGGCCCTTTCTCTCCCTTAGCGGAGGTGAAAAAACCAAGGTGGGCTTGGCCAGGATTTTATTGATGGCCCCGGATCTGTTACTTCTGGATGAACCGACGAACCACTTGGATTTGGCTTCGCTGGAATGGCTGGAGGAATATTTAAATCAGTATTCCGGTGCTGTGGTCATGGTTTCACACGACCGTTATTTTTTGGATCGCACCGTACAATCCATTGTCGATTTGGAAGAGGGAGAGGCAACCTGTTACCAAGGAAATTACACCTCTTTCGTCAAAGCGAAGGAAGATCGCCTGATGGCTCAGTTCCAGGCGTACCAGGAACAACAGAAAAAGATCAAAAAGATGAGAGAGGCGATTAAACGATTGAGGGAATGGGCCAATCGGAGCAATCCGCCTAATGATGGGATGCATCGACGAGCCGCCAGTATGGAAAAAGCATTGAACCGTATGGAAAAAGTGAAGCGCCCTGTGTTGGAAAGAAAGAAAATGGGTATCGCTTTTGAGATGGGACAACGAAGTGGTCAGGATGTCCTTCGGTTCCGGGATGTTTCCAAGACCTACAATAACCGCCGTCTGTTTCACAAAGTCAATTTGTTGGTTCGTTTTGGGGAGAGGCAGGCGATTGTAGGGGAGAATGGAAGTGGAAAATCGACATTGCTGAAACTGATGCTGGATCAGGAGATCCCGGATCAAGGGCAAGTACTGGTTGGCTCTTCTGTTAAGGTGGGTTATCTTTCTCAAGAAGGTTGGCAAGGAGATGAAGATTTGACTGTATTGGAGGCATTTCGGGAGTCTGTCTCCGTGTCTGAGGAAGAGTGTCGTCGGATTCTTGCCCGGTTTTTGTTTTATGGATATGCGGCTTTTCGGAGAGTAAAAAATCTGAGCGGCGGAGAGAGAATGCGTCTTCGACTGGCTCAGATCATGCATCAGGATGTAAATATACTGTTATTGGATGAACCGACGAACCACCTGGATATCGATTCACGGGAAGTATTGGAGGATGCCTTGGCAGATTTTCCGGGAACGATCGTGGCTGTCTCCCATGATCGTTATTTTCTGAACCGGCTTTTTCAAGTGGTTAACTGGCTGGAAGATGAATGTTTAACCCGTTATGAGGGAAATTATGATGAGGCACGGATGAAGCGGAACCACCTGGCGGAAGCTTAA
- a CDS encoding RAxF-45 family protein: MTLGHDVALLLLLLVFVTIKKITVHNFWMKQVTGGEGKVQTGMMIQVAWFVVQIAAITHRFANNGTRVSIFSHLNISVNTSIP, translated from the coding sequence GTGACTTTGGGTCATGATGTTGCCCTGTTGCTCCTCCTTCTTGTTTTTGTTACAATCAAAAAGATTACTGTACACAATTTTTGGATGAAACAGGTTACAGGAGGTGAAGGGAAGGTGCAAACCGGAATGATGATTCAAGTGGCTTGGTTTGTTGTGCAAATTGCAGCGATTACCCATCGTTTTGCTAACAACGGGACACGTGTGTCCATTTTTAGCCATTTGAATATTTCGGTTAACACCAGTATTCCTTGA
- a CDS encoding FAD-binding oxidoreductase, whose translation MLPDNVRKKLIEIVGEDYFRDDPQTCISYSYDATPLYQAMPEGVVFPGSTEEVRQIMKVASHYQLPIVGRGSGSNLSADTVPSQGGLVMVMTRMNRILEIDQENLTATVQPGVLTQDLHQAVEQIGLFYPPDPSSMQVSTLGGNIAECSGGLRGLKYGTTKDYVLGLEAVLPNGEVLRTGGKLYKDVAGYDLTKLLVGSEGTLAIITEAILKLIPLPEHRRAMTAHFTDLETAAQTVSAIISARIIPCTLEFMDQGTIQVIEDYAEIGLPRDMAAILLIEQDGPAEIVDQDIEKIRNICQQTGAAHVEVARTEEEGTRITAARRNALSALARLSPTLILEDATVPRSQIAPMVREINRIAKKYQVQICTFGHAGDGNLHPTFLTDARDKEKVQRLEQAFAEIFEAAISLGGTITGEHGVGMAKAPFLEWKVGKTGMDVLKGIKQVFDPQGILNPGKIFAETSHRKEGKDL comes from the coding sequence GTGTTACCTGACAACGTGAGAAAAAAGCTGATCGAAATCGTAGGGGAAGACTATTTTCGTGATGATCCGCAAACTTGTATCAGTTATTCCTATGACGCTACCCCACTCTATCAAGCGATGCCGGAAGGTGTGGTTTTCCCTGGCTCTACAGAGGAAGTCCGGCAGATTATGAAGGTGGCTTCCCATTATCAACTTCCCATTGTAGGCCGAGGTTCCGGCAGTAACTTGAGTGCGGATACGGTTCCATCCCAAGGGGGATTGGTAATGGTCATGACTCGGATGAACCGTATTCTGGAAATCGATCAGGAAAACCTGACAGCCACTGTACAGCCTGGAGTACTTACTCAGGATCTTCATCAAGCAGTGGAACAAATCGGGCTTTTTTATCCACCTGACCCCAGCAGTATGCAAGTCTCCACCCTGGGAGGCAATATCGCAGAATGTTCCGGGGGATTACGGGGCTTAAAGTATGGAACAACCAAGGACTACGTCTTGGGCCTGGAAGCGGTTTTGCCCAATGGGGAAGTTCTGCGTACCGGCGGAAAATTGTACAAAGATGTAGCCGGTTATGATCTGACCAAGTTATTGGTAGGATCAGAAGGCACCTTGGCGATTATTACGGAAGCCATTCTAAAACTGATTCCCCTTCCGGAACATCGCCGGGCCATGACCGCTCACTTTACTGATTTAGAAACGGCAGCCCAAACCGTCTCAGCCATTATCTCTGCTCGTATCATCCCCTGTACCTTGGAATTTATGGATCAGGGTACGATCCAAGTAATCGAGGATTACGCGGAAATCGGACTTCCCAGGGATATGGCCGCTATTCTCTTGATTGAACAAGACGGACCTGCAGAAATCGTGGACCAGGACATCGAAAAAATACGGAATATATGTCAACAGACCGGAGCTGCTCATGTGGAAGTAGCCCGGACGGAGGAAGAGGGAACCCGAATCACAGCCGCCCGCCGAAATGCTTTATCCGCCTTGGCACGGCTGAGTCCCACTCTCATTTTGGAGGATGCCACGGTTCCCCGCTCACAAATCGCACCGATGGTAAGGGAAATTAACCGCATAGCAAAAAAGTATCAGGTTCAGATTTGTACCTTCGGTCATGCCGGCGATGGAAACCTGCACCCCACTTTTTTAACGGATGCCCGTGACAAAGAGAAAGTCCAACGTCTGGAACAAGCCTTCGCAGAAATCTTTGAAGCAGCCATCAGTCTGGGAGGTACAATCACGGGGGAGCACGGTGTGGGAATGGCCAAGGCCCCTTTTTTAGAATGGAAGGTGGGAAAAACCGGGATGGACGTCCTGAAGGGAATTAAACAAGTTTTTGATCCCCAGGGTATTTTAAATCCCGGAAAAATATTTGCGGAAACGAGCCACCGGAAAGAAGGGAAAGATTTATGA
- a CDS encoding ABC transporter permease, protein MGRFVLQRILYMIITLWVIITATFFLMHNLPGSPLQNEERIPPQLKESILKQYGLDQPLPVQYIKYLGGLFTGDLGASFQYNGRSVTDLIMQGFPASLQLGVQAILFGVIIGLALGCLAALRRGSWMDNTATTIAVLGISIPSFVMAALLSYYVGVKWGILPPGLWGSFQHSILPSLALSFMVVATISRYIRTEMLEVLGQDYMKTARAKGLSRFTALTRHALRNALIPAITVMGPMIVNLITGSMVVEQIFSVPGMGWMFVKSIQVNDYTAIMGVTIFYSFLVVLSMFIVDILYGIVDPRIRLAKGRE, encoded by the coding sequence ATGGGCCGTTTTGTTCTGCAACGAATACTCTATATGATTATCACCCTGTGGGTTATCATCACAGCAACCTTCTTTTTGATGCATAACTTGCCAGGCTCACCGTTACAAAATGAAGAACGGATTCCCCCGCAATTGAAAGAATCCATCCTCAAACAGTATGGTTTGGATCAACCGCTGCCTGTTCAGTACATCAAGTATTTGGGTGGTTTGTTTACCGGGGATTTGGGTGCTTCCTTCCAATACAATGGCCGTAGTGTGACTGATTTGATCATGCAAGGTTTCCCGGCATCATTGCAGTTGGGAGTGCAGGCGATTTTATTCGGGGTGATCATCGGGTTGGCCTTGGGTTGCTTGGCTGCCTTAAGACGGGGCAGCTGGATGGATAACACTGCTACAACGATAGCCGTACTGGGAATTTCCATTCCCAGCTTTGTTATGGCAGCGTTGCTATCCTACTATGTCGGTGTGAAGTGGGGAATTCTCCCCCCGGGTTTGTGGGGAAGTTTCCAACATTCGATTTTGCCATCCCTGGCCCTGTCCTTTATGGTTGTTGCTACTATCTCCCGGTACATTCGGACGGAAATGCTGGAAGTGTTGGGACAGGATTATATGAAAACTGCCAGGGCGAAAGGGTTGAGCCGTTTTACGGCATTGACCCGACATGCTCTGCGGAATGCTTTGATCCCTGCGATCACTGTTATGGGCCCCATGATTGTCAACCTGATTACCGGGTCCATGGTGGTGGAACAAATCTTTTCCGTACCAGGTATGGGTTGGATGTTTGTCAAGTCCATTCAGGTAAATGATTATACGGCAATTATGGGTGTTACGATTTTTTACAGTTTCTTAGTCGTCTTAAGCATGTTTATCGTCGATATCTTATATGGCATAGTCGATCCTCGTATCCGACTGGCAAAAGGAAGGGAGTGA
- a CDS encoding peptide ABC transporter substrate-binding protein — MNRKLYVALALLLSVSLVLTACGGVQSGGDEKGADKDQKLTLSITSEPPGLDSSKTTDTTSFDLLNNLMEGLYRLNKDNKPEPAIASRVDISDDKKTYTFHLRDAKWSDDKPVTAKDFEFAWKRALDPKTASEYAFILYPVKNAEAFNNEEVTADKVGVKAIDDKTLKVELDTPIPYFLSLTAFPTYLPLREDIVEKHGKKYAQEPDLMVYNGPFVLEEWQHEQNLKLKRNESYWDRHAVNLTDVTFNIVKESSTGVNLYTSDETDLTQLDNALADAFKKSPEYTPITGSAGYFLQFNINDNDFFANEKVRRAISYAIDRESLVKQVLKDGSKPAFALVPPTIYSSDNKIFREEGTKGHQHNPSEAKRLLDEGMEELGIKDKPSITLLSYDDHRKQIAVYIQEQLKINLGMDIKIDPQPSKQKIDREDNGDFEMTFAGWAADYNDPMSFLEIFMSTNPINVGHWKNGKYDELVRKSLTNPDFKKRSKDLIEAEKILLEEAPIAPVHYEGKVYLQKQYVKDVIRHPTGAELSLKWAYIKGKEK; from the coding sequence ATGAACAGAAAACTTTATGTGGCATTGGCCCTCTTGTTGTCTGTCAGTTTGGTACTGACGGCTTGTGGAGGGGTTCAATCAGGGGGCGATGAAAAAGGTGCGGATAAAGATCAAAAACTGACTTTGTCGATTACATCGGAACCGCCGGGACTGGACTCTTCCAAGACGACGGATACAACGTCCTTTGATCTGTTGAATAACCTGATGGAAGGTTTGTACCGACTAAACAAAGACAACAAACCGGAGCCGGCAATTGCCTCCCGTGTTGATATCAGTGATGACAAGAAAACCTATACGTTTCATCTGCGGGATGCCAAATGGAGCGATGACAAACCCGTAACAGCCAAGGACTTTGAATTTGCCTGGAAGCGGGCCTTGGATCCGAAAACAGCTTCAGAGTATGCCTTTATCCTCTATCCGGTCAAAAATGCGGAGGCATTTAATAATGAAGAAGTCACTGCCGACAAGGTGGGAGTAAAAGCGATTGATGATAAAACGTTGAAAGTGGAACTGGATACTCCGATTCCTTATTTCCTCAGTCTGACCGCATTTCCTACTTATCTGCCCTTACGGGAGGATATCGTGGAAAAGCATGGAAAAAAGTATGCCCAAGAGCCTGATCTGATGGTCTACAATGGTCCCTTTGTGTTGGAAGAATGGCAACACGAACAAAACTTGAAATTGAAACGAAATGAATCCTATTGGGATCGTCATGCGGTTAATCTGACAGATGTGACTTTCAATATTGTGAAAGAAAGCTCTACAGGGGTCAACTTGTATACCTCTGACGAGACGGACCTCACACAGTTGGATAACGCACTGGCGGATGCCTTCAAGAAGAGTCCGGAATACACGCCAATCACCGGATCTGCCGGCTACTTCCTGCAGTTTAATATTAATGATAACGACTTCTTTGCCAATGAAAAAGTTCGCCGTGCCATCAGCTATGCCATTGACCGGGAAAGCTTGGTAAAACAGGTACTGAAGGACGGTTCCAAACCGGCATTTGCGCTGGTTCCTCCCACGATTTACAGCAGTGATAACAAGATTTTTCGGGAAGAAGGCACCAAGGGTCATCAGCATAATCCTTCTGAAGCCAAGCGCTTGCTTGATGAAGGGATGGAAGAGCTGGGGATCAAGGACAAGCCTTCCATTACCCTGTTGAGTTATGATGATCATCGGAAACAGATTGCAGTCTACATCCAGGAACAGTTAAAGATTAACCTGGGAATGGACATCAAAATCGATCCTCAACCCTCTAAACAAAAAATTGATCGGGAAGACAATGGTGACTTTGAAATGACTTTTGCCGGATGGGCTGCTGATTATAATGACCCCATGTCTTTCCTGGAAATTTTCATGAGCACCAACCCGATTAATGTAGGCCATTGGAAAAACGGCAAGTATGATGAGTTGGTTAGAAAGTCATTAACCAATCCGGACTTTAAGAAACGAAGCAAAGACTTGATAGAGGCTGAAAAGATTCTGCTGGAAGAGGCCCCCATTGCACCGGTCCATTATGAAGGAAAAGTATACTTGCAAAAGCAATATGTGAAAGATGTCATTCGTCATCCGACAGGAGCTGAACTCAGCTTGAAATGGGCCTATATCAAAGGGAAGGAAAAATAA
- a CDS encoding DUF3899 domain-containing protein — protein MWKNRWTWSLILFMVNLGSLYLFAGGNGMKWINSLFVTGLILLMASGIYFVINGGFFNVFTQGLRNLKLTRTPRSEYGFEDPLDGSGEETKQLTKKWFRQGAFVCLFVGLGNTLFSYALIAFM, from the coding sequence ATGTGGAAAAACCGCTGGACTTGGAGTTTGATTCTGTTCATGGTTAATCTGGGATCGTTATACCTGTTTGCCGGGGGAAATGGGATGAAGTGGATCAACTCCCTGTTTGTAACGGGATTGATTTTACTCATGGCATCCGGAATCTATTTTGTAATCAACGGCGGCTTCTTCAATGTCTTTACCCAAGGACTGCGGAATCTGAAATTAACTCGAACCCCACGAAGTGAATACGGCTTCGAAGATCCCCTGGACGGCAGTGGAGAAGAAACCAAACAGTTGACAAAAAAGTGGTTCCGTCAAGGTGCCTTTGTCTGTTTGTTCGTCGGTCTCGGTAATACACTTTTCTCCTACGCCCTTATCGCTTTTATGTAA
- the sfsA gene encoding DNA/RNA nuclease SfsA, with amino-acid sequence MGVAILGRKVKGIFIERPNRFEAIVELEGKKERVHVPNTGRMHEMLHPGTPVMVTESDNPKRKTRYSLQFVEKRGHWICIHSALANRVWEEAARSGDFDWVQGEIKREVSYGNSRMDFHISGEPPTLVEVKCATYEEDGVAMFPDAPTVRGQRHVKELIQAVEEGAYRGAIVFMVFMDFVTHFTPHTRIDPVLAEGLKKAEGAGIDIRAYTCKIEWDEIKLDREIPVIL; translated from the coding sequence ATGGGTGTAGCGATCCTTGGGAGGAAAGTGAAAGGTATCTTTATAGAACGGCCCAATCGGTTTGAGGCCATTGTGGAGCTTGAAGGAAAGAAGGAAAGGGTGCATGTTCCCAACACCGGGAGAATGCACGAGATGCTTCATCCGGGGACACCGGTTATGGTAACCGAATCGGATAATCCGAAACGAAAGACCCGGTATAGCCTTCAATTTGTTGAGAAGAGAGGACACTGGATTTGTATCCATTCTGCATTGGCCAATCGGGTATGGGAGGAAGCGGCTCGGTCCGGTGACTTTGATTGGGTACAGGGAGAGATCAAACGAGAGGTTTCCTACGGTAACAGCCGGATGGATTTTCATATATCAGGAGAGCCGCCTACCTTGGTAGAGGTGAAATGTGCCACCTATGAAGAAGATGGAGTGGCGATGTTTCCTGATGCTCCCACGGTACGGGGGCAGCGGCATGTAAAAGAGTTGATTCAGGCCGTGGAAGAAGGAGCATACCGAGGAGCTATCGTTTTTATGGTTTTCATGGACTTCGTCACTCACTTTACACCTCATACCCGTATCGATCCGGTATTGGCTGAAGGATTGAAAAAGGCTGAGGGCGCAGGGATTGATATTCGAGCATACACATGCAAGATCGAATGGGATGAAATTAAGTTGGACCGGGAGATTCCCGTCATTCTTTAG
- a CDS encoding (Fe-S)-binding protein, which produces MSRTGHISGQTKTISSNSTWKQVEQDWKLTLDSDELTNCMRCGFCLPACPTYRETGLEAASPRGRIALMKSVSDGWMTPDASFDEQMNLCLGCRACEPACPAGVRFGHLLEQARSGLARHAPQSRWERLLRRIFFRGLFPHPNRLRLMGALLALYQRSGLKWFAHKTGLAQRLMPESLHQMDAVLPQATSKGVHQRLGTVIPPQGKCKGRVGLFRGCIMDVMFADTNQHTAQLLSAAGYEVIIPEQQVCCGALQAHGGETETSRSLARQNIRVFQKEKVDWIVSNAGGCGAQLVEYAHLLKDDPTFQHDARWFTDRVKDISQLIAMGNPLPLGEIPKRVTFQDSCHLRNGMGCSEEPRTLLHSIPGIQFVDLFESERCCGSAGIYNVTQPEMSMSILDEKMEHVEETQADILVTSNPGCLLQMKLGIRRAGLEDRMEALHLVDLLNRSVEAGKSTNP; this is translated from the coding sequence ATGAGCCGCACAGGACATATAAGTGGACAAACAAAGACGATTTCATCAAATTCCACCTGGAAACAGGTGGAACAGGACTGGAAACTGACACTGGACAGTGACGAGTTAACCAACTGCATGCGGTGCGGATTTTGTCTGCCTGCTTGTCCCACTTATCGAGAGACGGGATTAGAAGCGGCTTCTCCCCGGGGACGAATCGCTCTGATGAAATCTGTTTCCGACGGATGGATGACTCCAGACGCTTCCTTTGACGAGCAAATGAATCTCTGTCTGGGATGTCGGGCCTGTGAACCCGCGTGTCCTGCCGGTGTTCGTTTCGGTCATCTGTTGGAACAAGCCCGTTCCGGACTGGCTCGACATGCTCCCCAATCCCGTTGGGAACGCCTGCTTCGCCGCATCTTCTTTCGGGGACTCTTCCCTCATCCCAATCGATTGCGTTTGATGGGAGCCTTACTGGCACTTTATCAACGATCCGGTTTAAAGTGGTTCGCACACAAAACCGGCTTGGCACAACGGTTGATGCCGGAATCACTTCATCAGATGGATGCCGTTTTACCCCAAGCCACTTCCAAGGGAGTTCATCAACGTTTGGGAACCGTCATTCCCCCGCAAGGAAAGTGTAAGGGTCGCGTCGGGCTGTTCAGGGGATGTATTATGGATGTTATGTTTGCCGATACCAATCAGCATACCGCTCAACTCCTTTCTGCGGCCGGATATGAGGTAATCATCCCGGAACAACAGGTATGTTGCGGCGCTTTACAGGCACACGGAGGGGAGACGGAGACATCCCGCAGCCTGGCCCGTCAAAATATTCGTGTCTTCCAGAAAGAAAAAGTGGATTGGATTGTTTCCAATGCAGGAGGATGTGGTGCCCAATTGGTTGAGTATGCACATCTACTGAAAGATGACCCGACCTTTCAACATGATGCCCGTTGGTTTACAGACCGGGTCAAGGATATCAGTCAACTGATCGCCATGGGAAATCCCCTTCCTTTGGGGGAGATACCGAAACGGGTCACCTTTCAGGACTCCTGTCATCTGCGAAACGGAATGGGCTGCTCCGAAGAGCCCCGGACACTGCTTCATTCCATTCCGGGAATCCAGTTTGTCGATCTCTTTGAGTCTGAGCGTTGTTGTGGATCCGCCGGAATTTATAATGTGACCCAACCTGAAATGTCCATGAGTATTCTGGATGAAAAAATGGAACATGTAGAGGAAACCCAAGCCGATATCCTGGTTACATCCAATCCGGGCTGTCTGCTCCAAATGAAGTTGGGCATCCGTCGTGCCGGCCTGGAGGATCGCATGGAGGCCCTCCACCTGGTTGATCTGTTAAACCGATCTGTCGAAGCCGGGAAAAGTACAAATCCATAA
- a CDS encoding OPT family oligopeptide transporter, with the protein MNEKQSKRTGFVPYVSSSHSLPELTWVALVLGIILAVVFGAANAYLGLKIGLTVSASIPAAVISMGILRGLFKRESILENNIVQTMTTAGEAIGAGAVFTLPALFLWDLKPSQAMIAFIVLTGGFLGVFMMVPLRRLLIVKEHQTLPYPEGTACAEVLKSGETGGANARLVFGGFIVGGLVKALGDGFMLFKTEIEGRIGQFKNAVVGLDTYPALLGVGFIIGPRIAGQMLAGGLLAWIVLIPMISFFGTGTDQAIFPADKPISQLDAWGIWSGYINYIGAGAVAVAGLITMVKMLPTLFTSIRDTTRSVRRNRLGGQSLERRDQDLSMKWVISGTLAIILILAFSPFTDIGVLGALSVAVFGFLFVAVASRIVGIVGSSSSPVSGMTIATVLIVTFLFKLSGMSGEAGMIAALTVGAIVCTALAVAGDISQDLKTGYLVGGTPWKQQLAMMIGVVVSGLVIGTVLLVLHEAWGMGSKDLPAPKAVLMKIIIEGMMEGNLPWDLIFLGAAIAVVIELLGLNSLVVAVGLYLPVHISMPIMVGGAVRWLIQFFSENEKALRPRKDVGMLFASGLIAGESLIGVIIAVLIGLNVPIPGSPLIEKNWISLGVFLAVTALLWWVAQRAKPAQGDPLQ; encoded by the coding sequence ATGAACGAGAAACAATCGAAGAGAACAGGGTTTGTTCCCTATGTCTCTTCTTCACACTCATTACCAGAATTGACCTGGGTTGCCTTGGTACTGGGAATTATTTTAGCAGTGGTGTTTGGTGCAGCCAATGCCTATCTCGGGTTAAAAATCGGTTTGACAGTATCTGCATCCATTCCGGCTGCGGTTATTTCCATGGGAATATTGCGAGGGCTGTTTAAAAGGGAATCGATTCTGGAAAACAATATCGTCCAGACGATGACAACGGCGGGGGAAGCAATTGGTGCCGGCGCCGTGTTTACACTTCCGGCACTTTTTTTATGGGATTTGAAGCCTAGTCAGGCGATGATTGCTTTTATTGTGTTGACGGGTGGTTTTTTAGGTGTATTTATGATGGTTCCCCTGCGTCGTCTCCTGATTGTAAAAGAACATCAGACCTTACCATATCCCGAGGGGACCGCTTGTGCCGAAGTATTGAAATCAGGTGAGACCGGTGGAGCCAATGCCCGGTTGGTTTTTGGCGGCTTTATTGTGGGGGGATTGGTAAAAGCCCTGGGTGATGGCTTTATGCTGTTTAAAACAGAAATTGAAGGCCGGATCGGGCAGTTTAAAAACGCTGTGGTTGGCTTGGATACCTATCCGGCTTTGTTAGGTGTCGGCTTTATCATCGGACCCCGGATTGCCGGGCAAATGTTGGCAGGGGGACTTCTCGCCTGGATTGTGTTGATTCCCATGATCAGTTTTTTCGGAACGGGTACGGATCAAGCGATTTTCCCGGCGGATAAACCGATCAGTCAATTGGATGCCTGGGGTATCTGGAGTGGGTATATCAACTACATTGGTGCCGGCGCCGTAGCGGTGGCAGGGTTGATTACCATGGTAAAAATGCTGCCCACCCTGTTTACTTCCATTCGGGACACCACCCGCAGTGTTAGACGGAATCGATTGGGTGGACAAAGTTTGGAGCGAAGGGATCAGGACCTTTCCATGAAGTGGGTGATCAGCGGCACTCTGGCTATTATTCTGATTTTGGCCTTTTCACCCTTTACGGATATCGGAGTATTAGGGGCTCTGTCTGTTGCAGTGTTTGGGTTTCTCTTTGTCGCTGTCGCATCCCGAATTGTCGGTATTGTGGGAAGCTCTTCCTCACCGGTGTCCGGTATGACGATTGCCACAGTACTGATTGTTACCTTCCTGTTTAAACTATCCGGAATGTCCGGGGAAGCAGGCATGATCGCTGCCTTAACCGTAGGTGCCATAGTATGTACAGCCTTGGCAGTGGCAGGGGATATTTCACAGGATTTAAAAACAGGTTACCTCGTAGGAGGAACACCCTGGAAGCAACAACTGGCTATGATGATCGGCGTGGTTGTATCCGGTTTGGTAATTGGAACGGTATTGTTAGTCCTTCATGAAGCTTGGGGAATGGGCAGCAAGGATCTGCCTGCTCCCAAAGCAGTCTTGATGAAAATCATAATTGAAGGAATGATGGAAGGAAATCTTCCCTGGGATCTGATCTTTCTGGGTGCGGCGATTGCCGTGGTCATAGAACTTCTGGGGTTAAACTCTCTGGTTGTGGCTGTGGGATTGTATTTGCCGGTTCATATCAGTATGCCGATTATGGTCGGTGGCGCTGTCCGCTGGTTGATCCAGTTCTTTTCGGAAAATGAAAAAGCACTTCGTCCTCGCAAGGATGTGGGGATGCTGTTTGCTTCCGGTTTGATTGCAGGGGAGTCCCTGATCGGTGTGATCATTGCTGTACTAATCGGTCTCAACGTTCCCATTCCCGGATCCCCTCTGATAGAAAAAAACTGGATTTCCTTAGGGGTTTTCCTCGCCGTTACCGCTTTATTGTGGTGGGTGGCCCAAAGAGCCAAGCCTGCTCAGGGAGATCCTTTGCAGTAA
- a CDS encoding PqqD family protein: protein MWKKRSSSQENVLTMRPLLKDAYRLVEGELLVPRTGWLERFSIRFMKQPDTIRVRLDDLGCFVVSRCDGKTTVSEIADELEGFFGEKAQPVLPRLVQYMRILEANGWIDMTADRK, encoded by the coding sequence ATGTGGAAAAAGCGAAGCAGTTCCCAGGAAAATGTATTGACCATGCGACCATTGCTCAAGGATGCATATCGTTTGGTGGAAGGAGAACTTTTAGTACCTCGGACAGGGTGGTTGGAGCGATTCTCCATCCGTTTCATGAAGCAACCGGATACCATACGGGTTCGTTTGGATGACTTAGGTTGTTTTGTTGTGAGTCGATGTGATGGAAAAACGACTGTGTCCGAGATCGCTGATGAGTTGGAGGGTTTTTTCGGAGAAAAGGCCCAACCTGTGTTACCCCGATTGGTTCAATATATGCGGATTTTGGAGGCCAATGGGTGGATTGATATGACTGCAGATCGAAAGTGA